The following are from one region of the Heptranchias perlo isolate sHepPer1 chromosome 24, sHepPer1.hap1, whole genome shotgun sequence genome:
- the LOC137341893 gene encoding C-type lectin-like codes for MMLGTVLLLSALLVSDVAADVTLNGTSENQQQEAETDQDQDREKRDVPGRGSCPNGWFYFNYFSSCYRFVPDTQTWIEAELFCQQLATDGHLASIHWQEQNHFIAQLLKAEQQSNNRVWIGLSDRHKERTFLWTDGSLSDFTNWHQGEPNNDRGRENCVEIHSDKWNDVPCACKFPFICSYKPHDW; via the exons ATGATGCTGGGGACAGTTTTGCTTCTGAGTGCATTGCTCGTCAGTGATGTGGCAG CTGATGTTACTCTGAATGGAACATCGGAGAATCAGCAACAGGAGGCGGAGACTGATCAGGATCAGGACCGTGAAAAACGTGATGTCCCTGGGAGAGGATCTTGTCCCAATGGCTggttttattttaattatttctCCTCCTGTTACCGGTTTGTCCCTGACACACAAACTTGGATAGAAGCTGAG ctGTTCTGCCAACAACTGGCTACAGACGGCCATCTTGCCTCCATCCATTGGCAAGAACAGAATCATTTCATTGCACAGCTGTTAAAGGCAGAACAACAATCAAATAATCGTGTTTGGATTGGTTTGAGTGACCGCCACAAG GAAAGGACTTTTCTTTGGACTGATGGATCTTTATCAGATTTCACAAACTGGCATCAGGGTGAGCCCAATAATGATAGAGGACGAGAGAACTGTGTGGAAATTCATTCAG ATAAATGGAATGATGTGCCCTGTGCATGCAAATTTCCCTTCATTTGCTCCT